A single window of Cydia strobilella chromosome 18, ilCydStro3.1, whole genome shotgun sequence DNA harbors:
- the LOC134749752 gene encoding protein lethal(2)essential for life-like, which yields MSMVPMMFRDWWDDWEHRPSRLFDQHFGMGLRRDDLLSSLSTLPSSSLFRNSYFRPWRTSLTRQESSSTINLTKEKFEVILDVQQFAPEEITVKASNNSILVEGKHEEKQDEHGYISRQFTRRYILPTGYEVADLVSTLSSDGVLTITAPKRPLPSAGERIVPITKTGPAKHPEPPKQEQHQPREQTVPIVTSP from the exons ATGTCGATGGTCCCCATGATGTTTCGCGATTGGTGGGACGACTGGGAGCACCGCCCGTCGCGGCTGTTCGACCAGCACTTTGGCATGGGCCTGCGCCGCGACGACCTGTTGTCGTCTCTGTCGACCTTGCCCTCTTCATCCCTCTTCAGAAACTCGTACTTCAGGCCTTGGAGGACGAGCCTGACGAGGCAGGAGTCGTCCTCCACTATTAACCTTACGAAGGAAAAGTTCGAG GTTATCCTCGACGTCCAACAATTCGCGCCCGAAGAGATCACAGTAAAAGCCAGCAACAACTCCATTTTAGTGGAAGGCAAACACGAAGAGAAGCAAGACGAGCACGGCTATATCTCCCGCCAGTTCACCCGCCGCTACATCCTCCCCACTGGCTACGAAGTCGCTGACCTCGTCAGCACCCTGTCTTCCGACGGTGTGCTCACCATCACGGCTCCCAAGCGCCCCCTCCCGTCTGCTGGGGAAAGGATTGTCCCTATCACGAAGACCGGCCCTGCGAAGCACCCTGAACCACCCAAGCAGGAACAGCACCAGCCCCGCGAACAGACCGTACCAATCGTTACATCTCCCTAA